A region of Piscinibacter gummiphilus DNA encodes the following proteins:
- the glpK gene encoding glycerol kinase GlpK — MKHLLALDQGTSSSRSIVFDENGRIVAMAQREFRQIYPQPGWVEHDPRELWETQLATAKEALAKAGLTARDIASVGITNQRETTVVWNRRTGEPIHNAIVWQDRRAEPTCAAFREQGLEPLFRERTGLIVDAYFSGTKLKWILDHVAGSREAAARGELAFGTVDSWLMWHLTGGKLHATDVSNASRTLMLNVHDNTWDDELLEVLDVPREMLPQVFPSSHVYGHTEAHLFGESLPIGGVAGDQQSALFGQACFRAGLAKNTYGTGCFMLMHTGGNFQQSANGLITTSAAQPTATPEFAFEGSVFIGGAVVQWLRDGLQAIKGSGEVQRLAESVPDSGGVMFVPAFTGMGAPYWKADARGAIVGLTRGSTVAHIARAALESIAFQSAALLTAMSRDAVAAGGSPVSELRVDGGACVNDLLMQFQADLLGIPVVRPKVIETTALGAAYLAGLSSGVWHNLDELAAQWQVERRFHPVMARSRAEELMAGWEHAVRQATLE, encoded by the coding sequence ATGAAACACCTGCTCGCCCTCGACCAGGGCACCTCCAGCTCCCGCAGCATCGTGTTCGACGAGAACGGCCGCATCGTCGCGATGGCCCAGCGCGAGTTCCGGCAGATCTACCCGCAGCCGGGCTGGGTCGAACACGACCCGCGCGAGCTGTGGGAGACCCAGCTCGCCACCGCGAAGGAAGCGCTCGCGAAGGCCGGCCTCACGGCGCGCGACATCGCCTCGGTGGGCATCACGAACCAGCGCGAGACCACCGTGGTGTGGAACCGCCGCACCGGCGAGCCCATCCACAACGCCATCGTGTGGCAGGACCGCCGCGCCGAACCCACCTGCGCCGCGTTCCGCGAGCAGGGCCTCGAGCCGCTGTTCCGCGAACGCACCGGGCTCATCGTCGACGCGTACTTCTCGGGCACGAAGCTCAAGTGGATCCTCGACCACGTGGCCGGCTCGCGCGAGGCCGCGGCACGTGGCGAACTCGCCTTCGGCACCGTGGATTCGTGGCTGATGTGGCACCTGACGGGCGGGAAGCTGCACGCCACCGACGTCAGCAACGCGTCGCGCACGCTGATGCTGAACGTGCACGACAACACCTGGGACGACGAGTTGCTCGAGGTGCTCGACGTGCCGCGCGAGATGCTGCCGCAGGTGTTCCCGTCGAGCCACGTGTACGGCCACACCGAGGCGCACCTGTTCGGCGAATCGCTGCCCATCGGCGGCGTGGCGGGCGACCAGCAGAGCGCGCTCTTCGGGCAGGCCTGCTTCCGGGCCGGCCTCGCGAAGAACACCTACGGCACCGGCTGCTTCATGCTGATGCACACCGGCGGCAACTTCCAGCAGTCGGCCAACGGCCTGATCACCACGAGCGCGGCGCAGCCCACGGCCACGCCCGAGTTCGCCTTCGAGGGCAGCGTGTTCATCGGCGGCGCCGTGGTGCAGTGGCTGCGCGACGGCCTGCAGGCCATCAAGGGCAGCGGCGAGGTGCAGCGGCTCGCGGAATCGGTGCCCGACAGCGGCGGCGTGATGTTCGTGCCGGCCTTCACCGGCATGGGCGCGCCGTACTGGAAGGCCGATGCCCGCGGCGCCATCGTGGGGCTCACCCGCGGCAGCACCGTGGCCCACATCGCCCGCGCGGCGCTCGAGAGCATCGCGTTCCAGAGTGCGGCGCTGCTGACCGCGATGAGCCGCGACGCGGTCGCCGCCGGCGGCTCGCCCGTCAGCGAACTGCGCGTGGACGGCGGCGCCTGCGTCAACGACCTGCTGATGCAGTTCCAGGCCGACCTGCTGGGCATTCCCGTCGTGCGCCCGAAGGTGATCGAGACCACCGCGCTCGGCGCCGCTTACCTCGCGGGCCTGAGCAGCGGCGTGTGGCACAACCTCGACGAACTGGCCGCCCAGTGGCAGGTGGAGCGCCGCTTCCACCCGGTGATGGCCCGTTCCCGTGCCGAGGAGCTGATGGCGGGCTGGGAACACGCGGTGCGCCAGGCCACGCTCGAATGA
- a CDS encoding ABC transporter ATP-binding protein, which produces MQLTLENLGKQVGPTPYLYPMNLSLVPRAVTVLLGATQAGKTTLMRLMAGLDKPSEGTVRVDGVDVTGVPVRQRNVAMVYQQFINYPSMTVFDNIASPLKLRGEDGIDARVRSLAERLHIAPFLQRLPSELSGGQQQRVALARALAKNAPLMLLDEPLVNLDYKLREGLREELTHLFAAGDSTVVYATTEPTEALLLGGYTAVLDAGELLQYGPTAEVFHRPKSIRVARAFSDPPMNLVPARADDRGVTLPSGAVAPVPGLAASDVTVGLRASALRVVERPGDLALRGKVELAEISGSDTFVHVETAEGELVAQLTGVHRFELGEGITLYVNPSQVYVFDPAGALLRAPAARSA; this is translated from the coding sequence ATGCAACTGACCCTGGAAAACCTCGGCAAGCAGGTGGGGCCCACGCCCTACCTGTACCCGATGAACCTGAGCCTCGTGCCCCGCGCCGTGACGGTGCTGCTGGGCGCGACCCAGGCCGGCAAGACCACCCTGATGCGGCTGATGGCCGGGCTCGACAAGCCGAGCGAGGGCACCGTGCGGGTCGACGGGGTCGACGTCACCGGCGTGCCGGTGCGCCAGCGCAACGTCGCAATGGTGTACCAGCAGTTCATCAACTACCCGTCGATGACCGTGTTCGACAACATCGCGTCGCCGCTGAAGCTGCGCGGCGAGGATGGCATCGACGCGCGCGTGCGTTCGCTCGCCGAGCGGTTGCACATCGCGCCGTTCCTGCAGCGCCTGCCGTCCGAACTCTCCGGCGGCCAGCAGCAGCGCGTGGCGCTCGCCCGGGCGCTCGCCAAGAACGCGCCGCTGATGCTGCTCGACGAACCGCTCGTGAACCTCGACTACAAGCTGCGCGAGGGCCTGCGCGAGGAACTCACGCACCTCTTCGCCGCGGGCGACTCCACCGTGGTCTACGCCACCACCGAACCCACCGAGGCGCTGCTGCTGGGCGGCTACACCGCGGTGCTGGATGCGGGCGAGCTGCTGCAGTACGGACCCACGGCCGAGGTGTTCCATCGGCCGAAGTCGATCCGGGTCGCACGCGCCTTCAGCGACCCGCCGATGAACCTGGTGCCCGCGCGTGCGGACGACCGCGGTGTCACGTTGCCTTCGGGCGCAGTGGCGCCCGTGCCCGGGCTGGCCGCGTCCGACGTGACGGTGGGCCTGCGGGCCAGCGCGCTGCGCGTGGTCGAACGGCCCGGCGACCTGGCGCTGCGCGGCAAGGTGGAGCTGGCCGAGATCTCGGGCTCCGACACCTTCGTGCACGTGGAGACGGCCGAGGGCGAACTCGTCGCCCAGCTGACCGGCGTGCACCGCTTCGAGCTGGGCGAGGGCATCACGCTGTACGTGAACCCGTCACAGGTCTACGTGTTCGATCCCGCGGGCGCGCTGCTGCGCGCCCCGGCCGCGAGGAGCGCCTGA
- a CDS encoding ABC transporter substrate-binding protein has protein sequence MKLRLNGVARAAAITAALLAVGQTSWAGEAEAKKWIDSEFQPSTLSKEKQADEMKWFIEAAKKLQAKGVKEISVVSETITTHEYESKTLAKAFEEITGIKVKHDLIQEGDVVEKLQTSMQSGKSIYDGWISDSDLIGTHYRYGKIMNLTDYMTGAGKEFTNPGIDIEDFIGRSFTTAPDKKMYQLPDQQFANLYWFRADLFARKDLKDKFKAKYGYDLGVPLNWSAYEDIAEFFTNDVKTIDGKPIYGHMDYGKKDPSLGWRFTDAWLSMAGTADVGIPNGLPVDEWGIRVADDKCTPVGASVSRGGATNSPAAVYALTKYVDWMKKYAPKEATGMTFGESGPVPAQGQIAQQIFWYTAFTADMVKPGLPVVNADGTPKWRMAPGPNGPYWKQGMQNGYQDVGSWTFFKGHDANRTAAAWLYAQFVTSKTVSAKKSVVGLTFIRDSDIRHDYFTKNAAKYGGLIEFYRSPARVAWTPTGNNVPDYPKLAQLWWKNVAVAVTGEKTPQAAMDNLAEEMDQVMGRLQRAGMAQCAPKLNAKGDPNKWLSDKGAPWKKLANEKPKGETIDYEKLLGAWKEGRVR, from the coding sequence ATGAAACTGCGCTTGAACGGGGTGGCCCGCGCCGCCGCCATCACGGCGGCCCTGCTGGCCGTCGGCCAGACGTCCTGGGCCGGCGAGGCCGAGGCCAAGAAGTGGATCGACAGTGAGTTCCAGCCGTCCACGCTGTCCAAGGAGAAGCAGGCGGACGAGATGAAGTGGTTCATCGAAGCCGCGAAGAAGCTCCAGGCCAAGGGCGTGAAGGAGATCTCGGTGGTGTCCGAGACCATCACCACGCACGAGTACGAGTCGAAGACGCTCGCGAAGGCGTTCGAGGAAATCACCGGCATCAAGGTCAAGCACGACCTGATCCAGGAAGGTGACGTCGTTGAAAAGCTCCAGACCTCGATGCAGTCCGGCAAGAGCATCTACGACGGGTGGATCTCCGACTCCGACCTGATCGGCACGCACTACCGGTACGGCAAGATCATGAACCTCACCGACTACATGACCGGTGCGGGCAAGGAGTTCACCAACCCGGGCATCGACATCGAGGACTTCATCGGCCGCAGCTTCACCACGGCGCCCGACAAGAAGATGTACCAGCTGCCCGACCAGCAGTTCGCCAACCTCTACTGGTTCCGCGCCGACCTGTTCGCCCGCAAGGACCTGAAGGACAAGTTCAAGGCCAAGTACGGCTACGACCTGGGCGTGCCGCTCAACTGGAGCGCCTACGAGGACATCGCCGAGTTCTTCACCAACGACGTGAAGACCATCGACGGCAAGCCCATCTACGGCCACATGGACTACGGCAAGAAGGACCCGTCGCTCGGCTGGCGCTTCACCGACGCGTGGCTGTCGATGGCCGGCACCGCCGACGTGGGCATCCCGAACGGCCTGCCGGTGGACGAATGGGGCATCCGCGTCGCCGACGACAAGTGCACGCCGGTCGGGGCCTCGGTTTCGCGCGGTGGCGCCACCAACTCGCCTGCCGCGGTGTACGCACTCACCAAGTACGTCGACTGGATGAAGAAGTACGCCCCGAAGGAAGCCACGGGCATGACCTTCGGCGAGTCCGGCCCGGTGCCGGCGCAGGGCCAGATCGCCCAGCAGATCTTCTGGTACACCGCCTTCACGGCCGACATGGTCAAGCCGGGCCTGCCAGTGGTGAACGCCGACGGCACGCCGAAGTGGCGCATGGCCCCCGGCCCGAACGGTCCGTACTGGAAGCAGGGCATGCAGAACGGCTACCAGGACGTGGGCTCGTGGACCTTCTTCAAGGGCCACGACGCCAACCGCACGGCCGCCGCCTGGCTCTACGCCCAGTTCGTGACCAGCAAGACCGTGTCGGCGAAGAAGTCGGTCGTCGGCCTGACCTTCATCCGCGACAGCGACATCCGCCACGACTACTTCACCAAGAACGCGGCCAAGTACGGCGGCCTGATCGAGTTCTACCGCAGCCCGGCCCGGGTGGCGTGGACCCCGACCGGCAACAACGTGCCCGACTACCCGAAGCTCGCGCAGCTCTGGTGGAAGAACGTCGCCGTGGCCGTCACGGGTGAAAAGACCCCGCAGGCCGCGATGGACAACCTCGCCGAGGAGATGGACCAGGTGATGGGCCGCCTGCAGCGCGCGGGCATGGCGCAGTGCGCGCCGAAGCTCAACGCGAAGGGCGATCCCAACAAGTGGCTGAGCGACAAGGGCGCGCCGTGGAAGAAACTGGCCAACGAGAAGCCCAAGGGCGAAACGATTGACTACGAAAAGTTGCTGGGCGCCTGGAAGGAAGGCCGCGTCCGGTGA
- a CDS encoding carbohydrate ABC transporter permease has protein sequence MKPVNQKAWLLVLPVVLCVAFSAVLPLMTVVNYSVQDIISPERRVFVGTEWFAAVMRDEELHGALLRQIGFSLAVLAVEIPLGIALALSMPATGWRSSAVLVIVAISLLIPWNVVGTIWQIYGRTDIGLMGAALAKLGLDYNYTGSAADAWLTVLVMDVWHWTPLVALLCFAGLQAIPDAYYQAARIDGASKFAVFRFIQLPKLRGVLMIAVLLRFMDSFMIYTEPFVLTGGGPGNATTFLSQYLTQKAVGQFDLGPAAAFSLIYFLIILLLCFILYNWMQRVGTASDAEVQHG, from the coding sequence ATGAAGCCGGTCAACCAGAAAGCCTGGCTGCTGGTGCTGCCCGTGGTGCTGTGCGTGGCGTTCTCGGCGGTGCTGCCGCTGATGACCGTCGTCAACTACTCCGTGCAGGACATCATCTCGCCCGAACGCCGCGTGTTCGTCGGCACCGAATGGTTCGCCGCCGTGATGCGCGACGAAGAACTTCACGGCGCGCTGCTGCGCCAGATCGGTTTCTCGCTCGCGGTGCTGGCCGTCGAGATCCCGCTCGGCATCGCGCTCGCGCTGTCGATGCCGGCCACCGGCTGGCGTTCGTCGGCGGTGCTCGTGATCGTCGCCATCTCGCTGCTGATTCCATGGAACGTGGTGGGCACCATCTGGCAGATCTACGGCCGCACCGACATCGGCCTGATGGGCGCGGCGCTCGCGAAGCTGGGCCTCGACTACAACTACACCGGCTCGGCCGCCGACGCGTGGCTCACGGTGCTGGTGATGGACGTGTGGCACTGGACGCCGCTCGTCGCGCTGCTGTGTTTCGCCGGACTGCAGGCCATCCCCGACGCCTACTACCAGGCCGCCCGCATCGACGGTGCGAGCAAGTTCGCGGTGTTCCGTTTCATCCAGCTGCCCAAGCTGCGCGGCGTGCTGATGATCGCGGTGCTGCTCCGGTTCATGGACAGCTTCATGATCTACACCGAGCCGTTCGTGCTCACCGGCGGCGGGCCCGGCAACGCCACCACGTTCCTGTCGCAGTACCTGACGCAGAAGGCCGTGGGCCAGTTCGACCTCGGGCCGGCGGCGGCGTTTTCACTCATCTACTTCCTGATCATCCTGCTGCTGTGTTTCATCCTCTACAACTGGATGCAGCGCGTTGGCACGGCGTCGGACGCGGAGGTGCAGCATGGATAA
- a CDS encoding carbohydrate ABC transporter permease: protein MDKRFRKRVFFLALYLVFAILPVYWMVNMSFKTNEEILSTFSLWPNDFTLQHYRTIFTDESWYSGYINSLIYVGINTVISLLVALPAAYAFSRYSFLGDKHVFFWLLTNRMTPPAVFLLPFFQLYTTLGMMDTHIAVALAHLLFNVPLAVWILEGFMSGVPREIDETAYIDGYSFPRFFLTIFIPLIKAGVGVAAFFCFMFSWVELLMARTLTSVNAKPIVATMTRTVSASGMDWGVLAAAGVLTIVPGAVVIWFVRHYIAKGFAMGRV from the coding sequence ATGGATAAGCGGTTCCGCAAGCGCGTGTTCTTCCTCGCGCTGTACCTGGTGTTCGCGATCCTGCCGGTGTACTGGATGGTGAACATGTCGTTCAAGACGAACGAGGAGATCCTCTCCACGTTCAGCCTGTGGCCGAACGACTTCACGCTGCAGCACTACCGCACGATCTTCACCGACGAGAGCTGGTACTCGGGCTACATCAACTCGCTGATCTACGTGGGCATCAACACGGTGATCTCGCTGCTGGTGGCGCTGCCCGCGGCCTATGCGTTCTCGCGCTACAGCTTCCTCGGCGACAAGCACGTGTTCTTCTGGCTGCTGACGAACCGCATGACCCCGCCCGCGGTGTTCCTGCTGCCGTTCTTCCAGCTCTACACCACGCTCGGCATGATGGACACGCACATCGCGGTGGCGCTCGCCCACCTGCTGTTCAACGTGCCGCTGGCCGTGTGGATCCTCGAAGGCTTCATGAGCGGCGTGCCGCGCGAGATCGACGAGACGGCGTACATCGACGGCTACTCGTTCCCTCGATTCTTCCTCACCATCTTCATCCCGCTGATCAAGGCCGGCGTGGGCGTGGCCGCGTTCTTCTGCTTCATGTTCAGCTGGGTCGAACTGCTGATGGCGCGCACGCTCACGAGCGTGAACGCCAAGCCCATCGTGGCCACGATGACCCGCACCGTGTCGGCCTCCGGCATGGACTGGGGCGTGCTCGCCGCGGCCGGGGTGCTGACCATCGTGCCGGGCGCGGTGGTGATCTGGTTCGTTCGGCACTACATCGCGAAGGGGTTCGCGATGGGCCGCGTCTGA
- a CDS encoding DeoR/GlpR family DNA-binding transcription regulator, with protein sequence MTPNPRQAQLMDELRARGSMSVEALADQFGVTLQTVRRDVKLLSEAGLLARFHGGVRLPSSTTENIAYRQRQQLNESAKQRIARAVAKSVPNGCSLIINIGTTTEAIARELLHHKGLRVITNNLNVAAILSDNPDCEVIVAGGVVRSRDRGIVGEVTVDFISQFKVDIGLIGISGIEADGTLRDFDYREVKVARAILEHSREVWLATDHSKFNRPAMVQLARFDEVDMLFTDAPPPDPFPKLLANAGVQCEVAR encoded by the coding sequence ATGACCCCGAACCCCCGCCAGGCCCAGTTGATGGACGAGTTGCGCGCCCGCGGATCGATGTCGGTCGAGGCGCTCGCGGACCAGTTCGGCGTCACGCTGCAGACCGTGCGGCGCGACGTGAAGCTGCTCTCCGAGGCCGGGCTGCTCGCCCGCTTCCACGGCGGCGTGCGCCTGCCGAGCTCCACCACCGAGAACATCGCCTACCGCCAGCGCCAGCAGCTCAACGAGTCGGCCAAGCAGCGCATCGCGCGGGCCGTCGCGAAGTCGGTGCCCAACGGGTGTTCGCTGATCATCAACATCGGCACCACCACCGAGGCCATCGCGCGCGAGCTGCTGCACCACAAGGGCCTGCGTGTCATCACGAACAACCTGAACGTGGCGGCCATCCTGTCCGACAACCCCGACTGCGAGGTCATCGTCGCCGGCGGCGTGGTGCGCTCACGCGACCGCGGCATCGTGGGCGAGGTGACGGTCGACTTCATCAGCCAGTTCAAGGTCGACATCGGGCTGATCGGCATCTCGGGCATCGAGGCCGACGGCACGCTGCGCGACTTCGACTACCGCGAGGTGAAGGTGGCGCGCGCCATCCTCGAACACTCGCGCGAGGTGTGGCTCGCCACCGACCACAGCAAGTTCAACCGGCCCGCGATGGTGCAGCTCGCGCGCTTCGACGAGGTGGACATGCTGTTCACCGACGCCCCGCCCCCCGATCCCTTCCCGAAGCTGCTGGCCAACGCCGGCGTCCAGTGCGAGGTCGCCCGATGA
- a CDS encoding VOC family protein, giving the protein MQHHTNAHAAHAIHALHWFEIPVLDLDRAQDFYETVLGLPMRREGEGAHSMALFPFEGQGVGGCLSVSCDGQPPAPAGTVVYLSTPSIDEVLSRVPQAGGRIAVEKTALPDDWGFCAHITDTEGNRVGLHSLA; this is encoded by the coding sequence ATGCAGCACCACACCAACGCCCACGCCGCTCATGCCATCCATGCCCTGCACTGGTTCGAGATCCCGGTGCTCGACCTGGACCGCGCCCAGGACTTCTACGAAACCGTGCTGGGCCTGCCGATGCGGCGCGAAGGCGAGGGCGCCCACTCGATGGCGCTCTTCCCGTTCGAAGGCCAGGGGGTCGGCGGCTGCCTGTCGGTGAGCTGCGACGGCCAGCCGCCCGCGCCGGCCGGCACCGTGGTGTACCTGTCCACGCCGTCGATCGACGAAGTGCTGTCGCGGGTGCCGCAGGCCGGCGGCCGGATCGCTGTCGAGAAGACCGCGCTGCCGGACGACTGGGGCTTCTGCGCCCACATCACCGACACCGAGGGCAACCGGGTCGGGCTCCACTCGCTCGCCTGA
- a CDS encoding ABC transporter ATP-binding protein, whose translation MARIDLDLAHAYRPNPQRDEDYALLPLKMTFRDGGAYALLGPSGCGKTTLLNIISGLVTPSQGTVSFDGADVTGKTPQQRNIAQVFQFPVIYDTMTVAENLAFPLRNRGVAPERIRQRVGKIAEMLEMSGQLDRRASGLAADAKQKISLGRGLVREDVSAVLFDEPLTVIDPHLKWQLRRKLKQIHHELKLTLVYVTHDQVEALTFAEEVVVMTRGRAVQVGSADALFERPAHTFVGHFIGSPGMNFLPARWAGGLEVAGRPLAGPAPAALASAGEFKLGVRPEYVTVTTPDAPGALPAVVSMVQDVGTYWLVTAKAGEVVLRARLGPDADPPKVGDTAWLGVLGTHTCFYNRNEELIA comes from the coding sequence ATGGCCCGCATCGACCTCGATCTCGCCCACGCGTACCGCCCGAACCCGCAGCGGGACGAGGACTACGCGCTGCTGCCGCTGAAGATGACCTTCCGCGACGGCGGTGCCTACGCCCTGCTCGGCCCCTCCGGCTGCGGCAAGACCACGCTGCTCAACATCATCTCGGGCCTCGTGACGCCGTCGCAGGGCACCGTGTCGTTCGACGGCGCCGATGTGACGGGCAAGACGCCGCAGCAGCGCAACATCGCGCAGGTGTTCCAGTTCCCGGTCATCTACGACACGATGACCGTGGCGGAGAACCTTGCGTTCCCGCTGCGCAACCGCGGTGTCGCGCCCGAACGCATCCGCCAGCGGGTGGGGAAGATCGCCGAGATGCTCGAGATGAGCGGCCAGCTCGACCGCCGCGCCTCGGGCCTCGCCGCCGACGCGAAGCAGAAGATCTCGCTCGGCCGCGGCCTCGTGCGCGAGGACGTGTCGGCCGTGCTGTTCGACGAGCCGCTGACCGTGATCGACCCGCACCTGAAGTGGCAGCTGCGGCGCAAGCTCAAGCAGATCCACCATGAGCTCAAGCTCACGCTCGTCTACGTGACCCACGACCAGGTCGAGGCGCTCACCTTCGCCGAGGAGGTGGTGGTGATGACCCGCGGCCGCGCGGTGCAGGTGGGTTCGGCCGACGCGCTCTTCGAGCGGCCCGCGCACACCTTCGTGGGCCACTTCATCGGCTCGCCCGGCATGAACTTCCTGCCGGCGCGCTGGGCGGGCGGGCTCGAGGTGGCCGGACGGCCACTCGCCGGCCCCGCGCCTGCGGCGCTCGCTTCGGCGGGCGAGTTCAAGCTGGGCGTGCGGCCCGAGTACGTGACCGTCACCACGCCCGACGCCCCGGGCGCGTTGCCCGCGGTCGTGTCGATGGTGCAGGACGTGGGCACCTACTGGCTCGTGACCGCGAAGGCGGGCGAGGTGGTGCTGCGCGCGCGCCTCGGCCCCGATGCCGACCCGCCGAAGGTGGGCGACACCGCCTGGCTCGGCGTGCTGGGCACCCACACCTGTTTCTACAACCGCAACGAGGAGCTGATCGCATGA
- the glpD gene encoding glycerol-3-phosphate dehydrogenase, with protein MNPPLTDCDVLVVGGGINGAGIARDLSGRGLKVVLCEKDDLAAHTSSSSTKLIHGGLRYLEYYEFSLVRKALGEREVLLRSAPHIMWPLRFVMPHDPGMRPAWMIRAGLFLYDHLAKREVLPGSSSIDLRRHVAGQPLKPVFRRGFVYSDGWVDDARLVVLNAIDAAQRGAQVLTGWRCVEARRGDGAWTVDLDNASGERRTVRARALVNAAGPWAAQFLQAHAHIAGSKTLRLVKGSHIVVPKLFEHDHAYIFQNPDRRIIFAIPYERDFTLIGTTDVEHHGPVGQARIDDTEIAYLCEQASRYFAKPVTPADVVWTYAGVRPLLGDESSDASAVTRDYQLDLEPGPAPLLTVWGGKITTFRKLAEEAADTLCRSLGVAAGPWTATATLPGGDLSEWIGPPVRPDTDFARFDEALGRRHPEWPAALRHRYARAYGSRVDFLVRPGGLGEEIAPGVYEAELDYLHEHEWARSADDVLWRRSKLGLHLTPDQRTRVAQWFAARWPS; from the coding sequence TTGAACCCACCGTTGACCGACTGTGACGTGCTCGTCGTGGGCGGCGGCATCAATGGCGCCGGCATTGCCCGTGACCTTTCGGGCCGCGGGCTGAAGGTCGTGCTGTGCGAGAAGGACGACCTCGCGGCCCACACCTCGTCGTCCTCCACGAAGCTGATCCACGGCGGCCTGCGCTACCTCGAGTACTACGAGTTCTCGCTGGTGCGCAAGGCGCTGGGCGAACGCGAGGTGCTGCTGCGCAGCGCGCCGCACATCATGTGGCCGCTGCGCTTCGTGATGCCGCACGACCCGGGCATGCGCCCGGCGTGGATGATCCGCGCCGGCCTGTTCCTGTACGACCACCTCGCCAAGCGCGAGGTGCTGCCCGGCTCCAGCAGCATCGACCTGCGCCGCCACGTGGCCGGCCAGCCGCTCAAGCCCGTCTTCCGCCGCGGTTTCGTCTACTCCGACGGCTGGGTCGATGACGCCCGCCTCGTCGTGCTCAACGCCATCGACGCCGCCCAGCGTGGTGCGCAGGTGCTCACCGGCTGGCGCTGCGTCGAGGCCCGCCGTGGCGACGGCGCCTGGACGGTGGACCTCGACAACGCGAGCGGCGAACGCCGCACCGTGCGCGCGCGCGCGCTGGTCAACGCGGCCGGCCCGTGGGCCGCGCAGTTCCTGCAGGCCCATGCGCACATCGCGGGCTCGAAGACGCTGCGCCTCGTGAAGGGCAGCCACATCGTCGTGCCGAAGCTGTTCGAGCACGACCACGCCTACATCTTCCAGAACCCCGACCGCCGCATCATCTTCGCGATCCCGTACGAGCGCGACTTCACGCTGATCGGCACCACCGACGTCGAGCACCACGGCCCGGTGGGCCAGGCGCGCATCGACGACACCGAGATCGCCTACCTGTGCGAGCAGGCGAGCCGCTACTTCGCGAAACCCGTGACCCCGGCCGATGTCGTATGGACCTACGCCGGCGTGCGCCCGCTGCTGGGCGACGAGTCGAGCGATGCCTCGGCCGTCACGCGCGACTACCAGCTCGACCTGGAACCGGGCCCGGCGCCGCTGCTGACCGTGTGGGGCGGCAAGATCACCACGTTCCGCAAGCTGGCCGAGGAAGCTGCCGACACGCTGTGCCGCAGCCTCGGCGTGGCGGCCGGCCCGTGGACCGCGACGGCCACGCTGCCCGGCGGCGACCTGTCCGAATGGATCGGCCCGCCCGTGCGCCCCGACACCGACTTCGCCCGCTTCGACGAGGCCCTGGGCCGCCGCCACCCCGAGTGGCCCGCCGCGCTGCGCCACCGCTACGCCCGCGCCTACGGTTCGCGCGTCGACTTCCTCGTGCGGCCGGGCGGCCTCGGCGAGGAGATCGCCCCGGGCGTCTACGAGGCCGAGCTCGACTACCTGCACGAACACGAATGGGCGCGGTCCGCCGACGACGTGCTCTGGCGCCGCTCCAAGCTCGGCCTGCACCTGACCCCCGACCAGCGGACCCGCGTCGCGCAGTGGTTCGCGGCGCGGTGGCCGTCCTGA
- a CDS encoding DUF2160 domain-containing protein — protein MFEWMAWTLPVAVFFTCIVLMLVGMTVWEIKSPTTLRKGWLPMATTRGDRLFIGLLLAAYVNLVFVGLGEKMVGWFGLEQEPSVWISFVVSMALLALVMRKG, from the coding sequence ATGTTCGAGTGGATGGCGTGGACCCTGCCGGTGGCGGTGTTCTTCACCTGCATCGTGCTGATGCTGGTGGGCATGACGGTGTGGGAGATCAAGTCGCCCACGACGCTGCGCAAGGGGTGGCTGCCGATGGCCACCACGCGCGGCGACCGGCTGTTCATCGGCCTGCTGCTCGCGGCCTACGTGAACCTCGTGTTCGTGGGCCTCGGCGAAAAGATGGTGGGCTGGTTCGGGCTCGAGCAGGAGCCGTCGGTGTGGATCAGCTTCGTCGTGTCGATGGCGCTGCTGGCGCTGGTGATGCGCAAAGGTTAG